A single region of the Salvelinus sp. IW2-2015 linkage group LG20, ASM291031v2, whole genome shotgun sequence genome encodes:
- the LOC111981954 gene encoding uncharacterized protein, which yields MSKPLTGKERQEVINREDCDFKSFNKMMKQQRKTEVIFVWVLAIWLSSVVNSEMELRTSTEVKAQCDQNVSLQCDIMSSSPLKIILFSWVRKMKQLCVVNATGVFSFPGXRCDNTNXTLTLNLTRVMPSSQGNYTCKLRSNLTITAANTTVTMQECLRTSEHKVFQNESQVECQLFGVYPEGTVHWFLGSENITESASTKSQLDEEGLFDIRSTLPTQAGSEPYNCSLWIPSSRTYSSHKQLHYSKRDLFRDKD from the exons ATGAGTAAACCACTCACAGGAAAAGAGAGGCAGGAAGTCATAAACAGAGAAGACTGTGATTTTAAGAGCTTTAACAAGATG ATGAAacaacagagaaaaacagaggtCATTTTTGTCTGGGTCTTAGCCATCTGGCTCTCTTCAGTTGTCAACAGTGAAA TGGAGCTGAGAACCAGTACTGAGGTAAAGGCTCAGTGTGATCAGAATGTGTCCCTGCAGTGTGACATCATGTCATCAAGCCCACTCAAGATCATTCTCTTTTCCTGGGTAAGGAAAATGAAACAGCTGTGTGTGGTCAATGCCACTGGTGTATTYTCCTTTCCTGGCKTCCGGTGTGACAACACAAACARCACCCTCACACTCAATCTGACTCGGGTGATGCCGTCCAGTCAGGGTAACTACACCTGCAAACTGCGCTCCAACCTAACGATCACAGCTGCCAACACCACTGTGACAATGCAAG AGTGCCTAAGGACATCTGAGCACAAAGTGTTCCagaatgagtctcaggttgagtGCCAGTTATTTGGAGTTTACCCAGAAGGCACAGTACACTGGTTCCTGGGCTCTGAGAATATAACAGAGTCGGCCAGCACAAAGAGCCAGCTGGATGAAGAGGGGCTGTTTGATATAAGGAGTACCCTGCCTACCCAGGCTGGGAGTGAGCCTTACAACTGCTCCTTGTGGATACCTAGTAGTAGAACCTACAGCTCTCACAAACAGCTGCACTACTCCAAGAGGGATCTCTTCAGGGACAAGGACTAG